A region from the Nitrospinota bacterium genome encodes:
- a CDS encoding isocitrate/isopropylmalate dehydrogenase family protein, whose product MSVDVIERAKEHFGRLLELQLARVDRIKQAPDWLDFSTVSPIIVGIIGGDGIGPYIAKEARWLLEELLKEEISNGKVELRDVEGLTIERRAEVGKPIPDEVLEDIKKCHVTLKGPTTTPRKGDPWPNIESANVALRKELDLFANVRPVKVPAEGIDWVFFRENTEGAYALGPDGIDVTDDLAIDFCAVTSQGTERLIRLAFDYAKKNEIPKVTLVTKANVVKTTDGKFLDIGYRIAEEYPEIECDDWYIDIMTAKLIDPKRRTYFRVMALPNLYGDILTDEAAEFQGGVGTAGSANIGRVYSMFEAIHGSAPRMVKEGRVQYADPSSMIRAGAMLIRHIGLVDLADKLEMALDVCGQYEKRLAITGRDTGCTGREFAAYIMETIQDTEIEKRWSDYIKAVV is encoded by the coding sequence GGCTTCTGGAGCTTCAGCTTGCGCGTGTGGATAGGATTAAGCAGGCCCCTGACTGGCTCGATTTCTCCACCGTCTCGCCGATTATCGTCGGCATCATCGGCGGCGACGGGATCGGCCCTTACATCGCCAAGGAGGCCAGGTGGTTGCTCGAAGAGCTTCTCAAGGAGGAGATCTCCAACGGGAAGGTGGAGCTTAGAGACGTCGAAGGCCTGACCATCGAGCGGCGGGCTGAGGTGGGTAAACCCATCCCCGACGAGGTGCTTGAGGATATCAAGAAGTGTCACGTTACCCTCAAGGGGCCGACCACCACCCCGCGTAAGGGCGACCCGTGGCCCAACATTGAAAGCGCCAACGTGGCCTTGCGAAAGGAGCTCGACCTCTTTGCCAACGTACGGCCCGTTAAGGTGCCCGCCGAGGGGATCGACTGGGTCTTCTTCCGTGAGAACACCGAGGGGGCCTACGCCCTCGGCCCCGACGGGATCGACGTGACCGACGATCTGGCCATAGATTTCTGCGCGGTTACGAGCCAGGGGACTGAGCGGCTCATCCGGCTGGCCTTCGACTACGCCAAGAAGAATGAGATCCCCAAGGTGACCCTGGTGACCAAGGCCAACGTGGTGAAGACGACCGATGGGAAGTTCCTCGATATCGGCTACCGCATCGCTGAGGAGTATCCCGAGATCGAGTGCGACGACTGGTACATTGACATCATGACGGCCAAGCTCATCGATCCCAAGCGCAGGACCTACTTTCGCGTCATGGCGCTCCCCAACCTCTACGGCGACATCCTCACCGACGAGGCGGCCGAGTTCCAGGGCGGGGTGGGGACGGCCGGAAGCGCTAATATCGGAAGGGTCTATTCCATGTTCGAGGCCATCCACGGAAGCGCCCCGCGCATGGTGAAAGAGGGACGGGTCCAGTATGCTGACCCATCCTCCATGATTCGCGCCGGGGCGATGCTTATTCGCCACATCGGCTTGGTCGATCTGGCTGACAAGCTCGAGATGGCTCTCGACGTCTGCGGCCAGTACGAAAAGCGGCTCGCCATCACGGGTAGAGATACCGGCTGCACGGGGCGGGAATTTGCCGCCTACATCATGGAGACGATCCAGGATACGGAGATCGAGAAGCGCTGGAGCGACTACATTAAGGCGGTGGTCTGA